A single Anopheles funestus chromosome 2RL, idAnoFuneDA-416_04, whole genome shotgun sequence DNA region contains:
- the LOC125762277 gene encoding lipase 3-like, giving the protein MVKHKNTLFLLAIGAFGLTLAKNTVDMILGNGYFLEQHEVTTADGYILTMFRIPGSPANPVVKGKNVAFLMHGLLSSSADLVVAGPGKAIAYMLVDAGYDVWLGNARGNTNSRRHIFHDPDARKTNFWDFSWHEIGYFDLPAMIDYTLAYTGRTTLHYVGHSLGTTSFFVMASTRPDYNKKIRSMHALAPVAFMSNLRSPFVRAFAPFVHQLERVTNLLGVNEFLPSNEMMVLGGQRLCEDESPFQEVCANVLFLIAGYNSPQLNRSLIPAILANTPAGASKYELIHYAQGYNSGRFRQYDFGLSVNQARYGSIRPPDYPLRRVTAPVALHYSDNDLLADVSDVRKLYSYLPNSIGLFRVPDPRWTHLDFVYGIDANTFLYERVISLMKRYN; this is encoded by the coding sequence AtggtgaaacataaaaatacactATTTTTGCTGGCTATTGGCGCATTTGGATTAACATTGGCAAAGAATACCGTAGACATGATTTTGGGGAACGGATACTTTCTCGAGCAGCATGAGGTAACGACCGCGGATGGTTATATCCTGACGATGTTCCGTATTCCCGGCAGTCCAGCGAATCCCGTAGTAAAGGGGAAGAACGTTGCCTTCCTGATGCACGGTCTACTAAGCTCGTCGGCGGATTTAGTCGTGGCCGGACCAGGCAAAGCAATAGCCTACATGTTGGTGGACGCAGGATACGATGTGTGGTTGGGTAATGCCCGAGGCAATACCAATTCTCGCCGCCATATCTTCCACGATCCGGATGCACGCAAAACGAACTTCTGGGACTTCAGCTGGCACGAGATCGGATACTTCGATCTACCCGCCATGATCGATTACACACTTGCGTACACTGGCCGCACGACACTGCACTACGTAGGCCATTCGCTTGGTACGACTTCGTTCTTCGTGATGGCATCAACACGACCCGATTACAACAAGAAAATACGCTCGATGCATGCGTTAGCTCCGGTAGCTTTTATGAGCAATCTGCGATCACCGTTTGTACGTGCCTTTGCCCCGTTTGTGCATCAACTAGAACGGGTCACGAACTTACTGGGTGTGAACGAGTTTTTACCTAGCAACGAAATGATGGTATTGGGTGGCCAACGTCTGTGCGAAGACGAATCGCCGTTCCAGGAGGTGTGTGCTAATGTGCTGTTCCTGATCGCCGGCTACAACTCGCCTCAGCTCAATCGTTCCCTGATTCCGGCTATTTTGGCCAACACACCAGCAGGGGCCTCCAAATACGAGTTAATACATTACGCCCAGGGTTACAACTCGGGTCGCTTCCGACAGTACGACTTCGGTTTATCCGTTAACCAGGCCCGGTACGGTTCGATTCGTCCGCCCGATTATCCGCTGCGTCGTGTGACGGCTCCGGTAGCTTTGCACTACAGTGACAACGATTTGCTGGCAGACGTCTCGGATGTGCGTAAACTGTACTCATATTTGCCCAATTCGATTGGTCTGTTCCGCGTACCTGATCCACGGTGGACCCATTTGGATTTCGTTTATGGCATCGATGCTAATACTTTCCTGTACGAACGAGTGATTAGTCTTATGAAGCGATACAACTGA